TGTGATGGAGTTATGGTAATGGGGTATAGGTATTAATTTGATTGGTAGATATATTATTTCCTTAATTCTCATTGGTCGACTCCCCATCACATAGCTTTTTCTTCTCGTGATGCTCTCATCACGCCAACAAAAAGTTCAGCTTGTCACACAGCATTGTGGCATGATGGTGACGTGATGGAGCCAAAAAAACACCCTATAACGTTGCGTTAAATAGTGTCTTAGTTTAAGAAGAAGTGTTTTAGGTTAAGTTATGCATGAGGTTTAGGTTAAGTTTTTCTAGCCTGTAGCTGATAATCGATATCAGTTCCTATATGGGGTACACCAAGTAGTTGCAATAAGAAAAGGGTGAGTAATGGTCCAAAAGGGTTCTAGTCAAAATCTGTTAGTTTTGTCACTTGATGTCTGGATCGTTAGAGGGTGCTTGTATTAACTTAACGAAATGATGTGGATCACAAGTCTTCATTTTAGATAAAGCGTATTCAATTAACAATATTAATTAGACTGGATAGGAGTCTTAAAGAAAATAACCACTTATCAAATACAGTAACTTAAGGAACAGGGAACTAAAAAGCAATTTAGAATATCATTTTGATGATGTACCCAGAATTAGATTCCACCTTTGGCCTCTACCAACATGATCAACAGATAGTTCAAAGAATAAGAAGGCTAAAAGCACAGAAAGTTCAATTataatacaaaaattatattaCGCGTGAAGGGTACTATAGGAAAAAAACCGCACACCTTCAAGTATACTTTACATACTGACAATATTAGAGATGGCCAAATTCTTGATACCAGCCTCGGTATGTCTTACTCCACCAATGTATCCCATCATTCAACTTTAACTCCCAAAAATTTGTCCATAACGTTCTTAAAAGCCTGTCGCAATTTATCAAAGCATGTTAAAGTATGTTCCAAGTTGTAGAAAGAAGTCTCTTAATCACATACTGCCTTTGGTTTGGATGATTATGGGTTCTGAACTTATTTTTAATTACTATGAAAATAAATGCATGAATATATGTACTTGAACACAATGAACATGAGTCGAGCAATAAATGAGATACACCAGTTAAATACAGTAACCAGAAAGAGTATAGAATTGAAAGACTTATGAACTAAAAGAAATATATATCAAGTCAATAGCAAAATTGATGTGCAAAAGGACCTCTCTAACTTAGACTAATAATATGTCTCCACCAACTACAAATGCAGACTCTTTTTGAAGTAACTGGTTAATAACAGTTCAAGTGACATTAAAAAGTAACTCTGCAATGTTTCTAGCAAGTTGAAACctcttaatttatttattaattttcttTTTTAACTCAAAGAAAACACATTTTTGCCTCTAAAAGAACAATAACAAAACAAATAAGAGGATGATAAGAAGGCCTTTCATACCTTGCATGAAAATAACTCCTTTCCGTTAAGAAGTGCATCCATTACAGCAAATTGGTCATCAAATACACCATAAAATGCACGGTAGAATTCATTCCTGAAAAACAGCAGAAACAAAACATAGTCCTAAATCCTCGCTTAGCAACTCTTTTTTCGACtcttgtgtgtgtgtgtgcgcgcgcacaCGCATATAACTAAATTCAAGATACTACAAATATATACCTGTCATCTTCAGTGTTTAGCTGATCCATCTCATCAAATTTTCTCGTAAGGACTTCAGCTCCTACAGGTGAAACCAAGTGCAGTACTAAAGCCTCCAAAGTTCTTGGGAAGTGATGCTATTAAAGGACAGTATTAAATGAAATGATCGAAGGCCAAATAAACTGAATCTTCCATTTTCTATGTAAAATCTTCCAGTTTATGAAGAAATGATTATTCAGATGACGAAAACCAGCTATAAACTGATAGAGAAATGTTGACAGATATGATAAAAGTGTGGACTCACCACCATGGCAAGGAACATTTTCTGCAGATTAAGTGGTTCAAGAGCCCATAAAATATCAGCAACTGGGTCCTCCTCCAAATTATACAATTCTGATATCACGATTTCCTTGGGCTCTGATGTCACTACATCAGAAGCCGAATTAACTGGAGTATTCAAATCGGCTGCATTGACACGATCATGGACCAAAGAAACAAGTTCGTGAAGAGATATGAGAGCAGAAGGCTCCAGATCATGAAGCAGATTCCCATCACTCGAGTTATTTCCACCAGAAACCTTAATATGATCGTCTGCTTAACGAATCACAACAGtatttgataattgataattgaCAATAAATAAAACCAAAAGGTAGAGATAAAATGAATATCAGATTAATTCACAAAATTAAATAATCAAAAAATTTATAGGCAAGTTATTCATAAAATATAAAAAGGTAATTAAGTCATTTACCATACATTCCGATTCCATTGTTAGATTTTTTACCAAAATGATTATGTTCAGAGATCAGATTCAAACTCCGTCCCAAATTGACAACCAAAAGTGTTACATTATATATTACAACTCTTTCAGATTTCAATTCCATTTCATCCGATAATCATTAATTATGCGAACCAAGTGCAACCCATGGGATTAAATAAAGTATACTTATATTTACTAACCTGGTTGTTCATAAGAAGATTTATTACTCGTGCAAGGAGAAGTCTTGCGCAACATCTGATTCTGTCCAAATCATGAAAGTAGATAAAAGCTCGAGTAAGGTTTTTGAGCCATAAAAAATGACTGAAATATAATATATCTACCCTTGAATAATACAGGGTAGTAGCTACGTACAGTGAAACTAATAATCATTGAAAGTTCCACACGGTGCaaaatacataatacttaaaaAGAAGGGTATACCATTTCTTTGTCAGTCAGTCTTGAAGATTACCAGTTTGATATAGACATGAAACATTGAACGGTTAATATCAGTTTCTGTATGATGTTAATACTGAACTTCAAGAAACAAAATGGAAGAGAAATAAAAAAACCTTTTCAATATTCTGCGCAGATAATATGAATCCATATGTTCCAACATGCCAGACATAATTTCAGACTGCCACCAGAAATTAACAGCAATCGTTAAACTTTCACTGTCAACTTGGTGAAACCTGAGTATAGAaggtatataagatatataattaaaatacataAGCTCAGCGCCAATAAAAATGAAATGACTATGTAATTCCTCATGAATAATTAAGGTAAGAGATTATTGAAACCAATGCATACTATTTTATCATCACTAATTTGGCAAACATATTGTTAATAAGATTACAGCAGTGTTGAAAAGTGAAAGCCAAATAAAAAAAGTATCTAATGAACTACTACGTATTATATTGTGTGTGACTTTGAGACCTGCATCCCCTATAGATCTtaattcatgcataaaaatggtgCCTGCTACTAGGTTTAGGAATGGAATGCAAGAAATTGTAAATCTTACCACCCTTCGGGAATGAAAAGTGCATCGCCTGCATTTAGAGTCACCCTTTGCGAATACTTTCTTCTGTGTTCTGCTCTTGGATGAAGAGATGGATCGTGTTCATCTATGGGAACACCACTGGAAGAACACAAATGGATTAAACACCAAGTTTTATTCTGGTACTTCATGATGGAAATATGAACGAGGTGGGTGGGTGGGTGGGTGGGTTGGGTAGTAAAAGATCAACATGAGTTTGGTTGAACGCATGTTTTATAGTGGAGGTTGAACGACCCGGGTCAGGTTGACCTGCCCACATATGTTGTCGGATATGTTGCTAACGGTTACAAAAAGATACTATTACAACTGTGAACAaaatgtttaaatcaaatggtttaACAGATTGGACAAAATATAATAGACTTTGAGAAAATTTAACCTAGATTGACCCGTTTGAGTGCTCCCCTTTTAGCTAAATTTCTTGATTTGACCCATTTTACCAGATAAAAAAAAACAACCCAAATCGACCCCACGTATAAGAAAGTGGGTCAAAATTTCCACCTCTACAGGAACTAAAACTTACCTAGTAGTTCTTTTACTTCGTAATT
The window above is part of the Rutidosis leptorrhynchoides isolate AG116_Rl617_1_P2 chromosome 1, CSIRO_AGI_Rlap_v1, whole genome shotgun sequence genome. Proteins encoded here:
- the LOC139876046 gene encoding lysine-specific demethylase JMJ31 isoform X2, which produces MVEQENIKIIEIGAVPSAQDFTMQIEPKNVPAVFRECIYDWKAFSTWNPSTGGLDHLQELAGSSTVEVMLSKSAPVFYGDIRNHERDFSLQGKEGHAPCSSTEKVLPTSVETEQDDLLVGDASRQIYLAQVPIMNIEKEERVQLRSLIEEIQTPLFLETKTLTSINLWMNGAQTRSSTHYDPHHNLLCVVSGSKQVDLWPPSSSPFLYPMPLYGEASNHSGVPIDEHDPSLHPRAEHRRKYSQRVTLNAGDALFIPEGWFHQVDSESLTIAVNFWWQSEIMSGMLEHMDSYYLRRILKRLTDKEMNQMLRKTSPCTSNKSSYEQPDDHIKVSGGNNSSDGNLLHDLEPSALISLHELVSLVHDRVNAADLNTPVNSASDVVTSEPKEIVISELYNLEEDPVADILWALEPLNLQKMFLAMVHHFPRTLEALVLHLVSPVGAEVLTRKFDEMDQLNTEDDRNEFYRAFYGVFDDQFAVMDALLNGKELFSCKAFKNVMDKFLGVKVE
- the LOC139876046 gene encoding lysine-specific demethylase JMJ31 isoform X3 produces the protein MVEQENIKIIEIGAVPSAQDFTMQIEPKNVPAVFRECIYDWKAFSTWNPSTGGLDHLQELAGSSTVEVMLSKSAPVFYGDIRNHERGKEGHAPCSSTEKVLPTSVETEQDDLLVGDASRQIYLAQVPIMNIEKEERVQLRSLIEEIQTPLFLETKTLTSINLWMNGAQTRSSTHYDPHHNLLCVVSGSKQVDLWPPSSSPFLYPMPLYGEASNHSGVPIDEHDPSLHPRAEHRRKYSQRVTLNAGDALFIPEGWFHQVDSESLTIAVNFWWQSEIMSGMLEHMDSYYLRRILKRLTDKEMNQMLRKTSPCTSNKSSYEQPDDHIKVSGGNNSSDGNLLHDLEPSALISLHELVSLVHDRVNAADLNTPVNSASDVVTSEPKEIVISELYNLEEDPVADILWALEPLNLQKMFLAMVHHFPRTLEALVLHLVSPVGAEVLTRKFDEMDQLNTEDDRNEFYRAFYGVFDDQFAVMDALLNGKELFSCKAFKNVMDKFLGVKVE
- the LOC139876046 gene encoding lysine-specific demethylase JMJ31 isoform X1, with the translated sequence MVEQENIKIIEIGAVPSAQDFTMQIEPKNVPAVFRECIYDWKAFSTWNPSTGGLDHLQELAGSSTVEVMLSKSAPVFYGDIRNHERVQLPFFNFIRCCKDFSLQGKEGHAPCSSTEKVLPTSVETEQDDLLVGDASRQIYLAQVPIMNIEKEERVQLRSLIEEIQTPLFLETKTLTSINLWMNGAQTRSSTHYDPHHNLLCVVSGSKQVDLWPPSSSPFLYPMPLYGEASNHSGVPIDEHDPSLHPRAEHRRKYSQRVTLNAGDALFIPEGWFHQVDSESLTIAVNFWWQSEIMSGMLEHMDSYYLRRILKRLTDKEMNQMLRKTSPCTSNKSSYEQPDDHIKVSGGNNSSDGNLLHDLEPSALISLHELVSLVHDRVNAADLNTPVNSASDVVTSEPKEIVISELYNLEEDPVADILWALEPLNLQKMFLAMVHHFPRTLEALVLHLVSPVGAEVLTRKFDEMDQLNTEDDRNEFYRAFYGVFDDQFAVMDALLNGKELFSCKAFKNVMDKFLGVKVE